GCGACGAGAATCTGTCGCGGACGATCCTCAACAAGATTCAGTCGGGCTATTAGGCTTGGGCCGTGATTTCAGGACGGATGAAACCTCGGCGCGGGTCCGTGCCATCTGCACCATTGCACCCATGAGGAACACACTACTCCCGCTCGTCTGGCTGCTGGCTGCAACGGCGTTTGCCGCGGACCGCAAGCCCAACATCATCTTCATCCTCGCCGACGATCTCGGCTACACGGACGTCGCGTGCTTCGGCAGCAAATACTACGAGACGCCGAACATCGACCGGCTCGCGGCGCAGGGCACGCGGCTCACGCGATACCACGTGAGCCAGAACTGCCAGCCCACGCGCGCCGCGCTGATGACCGGCCAATATGCGGCGCGCACGGGTGTTTACACGGTCGGCGGCATTGACCGCTTCAACTGGCAATCGCGCCCGCTCCGGCCCGCGGACAACGTCACCGAACTTCCGCTCGACCGCACGACAGTCGCGCAGACGCTCAAGGGCGCGGGTTACGCCACGGCCATGTTCGGCAAATGGCACCTCGGCCAGCAGGGGAAATTTCATCCGGGCCAGCGCGGCTTCGACGAGGCAATCACTACGATGGGCGCGCACTTCGACTTCGTCACCCAGCCGCCGACCACGGTCCCGTCCGGCGTGTATCTCGCGGACTGGCTCACGGACCAGGCGGTGGATTTCATCACGCGGAAAAAGGACCAGCCGTTCTTTCTCTACCTCCCGCACTTCGGCGTGCACTCGCCCCATCACGCGCGGCCGCCGCTCGTGGAAAAATTCAAGTCGAAGCCCGGCGCGGGCGGGCACAACAGCCCGGTTTACGCCGCGATGATTTACAGCGTGGACGAGAGCGTCGGCCGCATCATGAAGCTGCTCGACGACCTGAAGCTCGCCGACAACACGCTCATCGTGTTCAGCAGCGACAACGGCGGCGTGGGCGGCTACGTGCGCGAGGGCGTGAAACAGGCGGGCGACATCACCGACAACGCGCCACTGCGCAGCGGCAAGGGAAGCCTCTACGAAGGCGGCACGCGCGTGCCGCTCATCGTGCGCTGGCCGGGCGTGGCGAAGCCCGGGTCCGCGAGCGACGTGCCCGCCATTCATGTGGACATTCTGCCCACGTTCGCGGAAGTCGCCGGCGCGAAGCTTCCCGCGCAACCGCTCGACGGCGAGAGCCTCGTGCCGCTGCTGCGCGACTCAGGCGCGAAGCTCAAGCGTGACGCGATTTTCCAGCACTTCCCCGGCTATCTTGGCGCGGGTTCCGGTTCGTGGCGGACGACCCCGGTCGGGTTGATCGAGGTCGGCGACTGGAAGCTCATGGAATTCTTCGAGACCGGCAAACTCGAGCTCTACAACCTGCGGGAAGACATCGGTGAATCGCGCAACCTCGCACCGGAGCAACCGGACAAGGCGAAGGAACTCCACGCCCGCCTCGTCGCGTGGCGCAAGGAGGTCAACGCGCCGATGCCCACGCCCAACAAGCCGGCTGCCGACACCCACACGACGCCCGTGAAGAAAAAGGGGAAGAAGCAGCAGTAACCACGGCGTGTCGGGAAGCCGTGGAGTCTTCGCTCCACCGAGCGTCGTCGTTTCTCACACCTTCGTCTCCATCAGCGAGGCAGCGCGGAGAAACTTCTCGATGCGATCGATGACGCCCGACTCGTCGAACTGCGCCGCCACCGACAACCGGCCCGCCTCGGCGAGCACGGCGCGGATTTGCGTGTCCCGCTCCATGCGCAGGATGCACCCGGCGAGTTCCTCGGCGGAGCCCGCCGAGTAGGTGAGCGCGGTTTCCCCGTGGCTGAAGACGTCTGACGCCGCGCCCGCGGTCGAGGCGATCACGGGCAGTCCGCACGCCATCGCCTGCAGCGCGACGGAGATGTAGGGCTCGTCCCACTCGCTCGTGTGCAGGAAAATGTCGTGCTCGCGAAAGACGGGGAGCAGGTCGCGGCTCAAGTCGGGCACCGAGGCGA
The Verrucomicrobiota bacterium DNA segment above includes these coding regions:
- a CDS encoding sulfatase; translated protein: MRNTLLPLVWLLAATAFAADRKPNIIFILADDLGYTDVACFGSKYYETPNIDRLAAQGTRLTRYHVSQNCQPTRAALMTGQYAARTGVYTVGGIDRFNWQSRPLRPADNVTELPLDRTTVAQTLKGAGYATAMFGKWHLGQQGKFHPGQRGFDEAITTMGAHFDFVTQPPTTVPSGVYLADWLTDQAVDFITRKKDQPFFLYLPHFGVHSPHHARPPLVEKFKSKPGAGGHNSPVYAAMIYSVDESVGRIMKLLDDLKLADNTLIVFSSDNGGVGGYVREGVKQAGDITDNAPLRSGKGSLYEGGTRVPLIVRWPGVAKPGSASDVPAIHVDILPTFAEVAGAKLPAQPLDGESLVPLLRDSGAKLKRDAIFQHFPGYLGAGSGSWRTTPVGLIEVGDWKLMEFFETGKLELYNLREDIGESRNLAPEQPDKAKELHARLVAWRKEVNAPMPTPNKPAADTHTTPVKKKGKKQQ